The proteins below come from a single Roseiflexus sp. RS-1 genomic window:
- a CDS encoding alpha-amylase family glycosyl hydrolase, with the protein MATFTLRSTRHALIVTLAELELEFSLDDGGLRALRRPGGPDVIGRGAPHTGVDVSLAETGWLTQRSFARYLNHFLYDIPGGVEIVIVVGLGPLKIYDRYRAVGSFITRRISIENTGDDELALCGVRLTISNACVGMPERCRFEAPANVIRPRLPIARLRGDPHHRHWSDTSALEIPAFALAPADAPGLLALHNDMVGETLACWYKDPSNAARPRVESDGNAVTLFHDIRIAERLRVEVALSVGVQALLLERAPWHNALPRIHQVMTRSRANPATPPEWVADAAVFVTHPAHFGGACGLIEALDAIQRLGCTALCLLPVHDIAAPRQYTEEWSPAQPEDLYALRSFAMLAPEIGGIEGLRDVVAAAHARGMRVILDLPLSGCAADSPYVSEHPDWFCLDQSGQFIRFAGEVDTFYFDWRNDALRTYAVGELMMLMEQSGIDGFRVLVARDVPPGWPLGAAISGGSSMGVVRLIEMLYAAMRQVRPDAALVTDLAGPMLAPCRDLIIDKSAHHMFTYLAIGTLGAAEMQEWLIDNLAIGDSGGLRACFTESHHSCVSNPLADVLRGSRPARMILAGMVGCGYVPLIRAGQEQEPGDRDGITRLLHARARSVALRRGAIDPNGVRCDDPAVFTVLRRHPEECVVTLLNVSPLHRQVTLALPLADLPDGDCLIDDLLDGDPPQNSTDALRRDDLAALSITLAPFAARMLALRPAPLHPDNGIVDHTVHSDNVSRES; encoded by the coding sequence ATGGCTACTTTCACCCTGCGTTCCACCCGCCACGCACTGATTGTGACCCTGGCGGAACTCGAACTTGAGTTCTCTCTCGACGATGGCGGGTTACGGGCACTGCGCCGACCGGGCGGACCGGACGTGATCGGGCGTGGCGCACCGCATACGGGCGTTGATGTCTCGCTCGCGGAAACCGGCTGGTTGACCCAGCGTTCGTTTGCTCGCTATCTCAACCATTTTCTCTACGATATTCCTGGCGGCGTCGAAATCGTGATCGTCGTCGGTCTCGGTCCACTGAAGATCTACGACCGCTACCGTGCAGTCGGTTCGTTCATAACACGCCGTATCAGTATCGAAAATACCGGCGACGATGAACTGGCGTTGTGTGGAGTGCGCCTGACGATCAGCAACGCGTGCGTCGGCATGCCGGAACGCTGTCGCTTCGAAGCGCCGGCAAATGTGATCCGTCCCCGTCTGCCGATTGCTCGCCTGCGCGGTGACCCGCACCACCGTCACTGGTCGGACACATCGGCGCTGGAGATCCCGGCGTTTGCTCTGGCGCCCGCCGATGCGCCCGGTTTGCTCGCCCTGCACAACGACATGGTTGGCGAAACGCTGGCGTGCTGGTACAAAGACCCCTCCAACGCGGCGCGTCCGCGGGTGGAAAGTGATGGCAACGCTGTCACACTGTTTCACGACATTCGCATCGCGGAGCGCCTGCGGGTTGAGGTGGCGCTATCCGTTGGGGTGCAGGCGCTGCTGCTGGAGCGCGCACCCTGGCACAACGCCCTGCCACGGATCCATCAGGTGATGACGCGCAGCCGGGCGAACCCGGCAACACCGCCCGAATGGGTGGCGGACGCAGCCGTGTTTGTGACGCATCCGGCGCATTTCGGGGGCGCCTGTGGATTAATCGAGGCGCTCGATGCCATTCAGCGCCTGGGTTGCACCGCACTCTGCCTCCTGCCGGTTCACGATATTGCCGCCCCACGTCAGTACACGGAAGAATGGTCTCCGGCGCAACCGGAGGACCTCTATGCGCTACGCTCGTTTGCGATGCTGGCGCCAGAGATCGGAGGGATCGAAGGATTGCGCGATGTTGTGGCTGCCGCTCATGCGCGCGGGATGCGGGTGATCCTCGATCTGCCCCTCTCCGGCTGCGCCGCTGACTCGCCCTACGTATCAGAACATCCAGACTGGTTCTGCCTGGATCAGAGCGGACAGTTCATTCGCTTTGCGGGGGAGGTCGATACCTTCTATTTTGACTGGCGCAATGATGCCCTGCGCACCTATGCCGTCGGTGAGCTGATGATGCTGATGGAACAGAGCGGTATCGACGGTTTTCGCGTGCTGGTTGCACGCGATGTGCCGCCGGGATGGCCCCTTGGCGCAGCGATCAGCGGCGGCAGCAGTATGGGCGTGGTGCGTCTGATCGAGATGTTGTACGCCGCAATGCGCCAGGTTCGACCCGACGCGGCGCTGGTCACCGATCTGGCAGGACCGATGCTTGCGCCCTGTCGGGATCTGATCATCGACAAATCGGCGCACCATATGTTTACCTATCTGGCAATTGGAACGCTTGGCGCAGCTGAGATGCAGGAGTGGCTGATCGACAACCTGGCGATCGGTGATTCGGGAGGGCTGCGTGCGTGTTTCACCGAAAGCCATCATTCGTGCGTGAGCAATCCGCTGGCTGATGTACTCCGGGGTTCACGCCCGGCACGCATGATCCTTGCTGGCATGGTAGGGTGCGGCTACGTGCCGTTGATCCGCGCCGGTCAGGAACAGGAACCCGGCGACCGTGACGGTATCACCCGCCTGCTCCACGCACGGGCGCGCAGCGTTGCGTTGCGCCGCGGCGCAATCGATCCGAACGGTGTGCGCTGCGACGACCCGGCAGTCTTTACGGTGCTGCGACGACACCCGGAAGAGTGTGTTGTCACGCTCCTGAACGTCAGTCCCCTCCATCGTCAGGTGACGCTTGCGTTGCCGCTTGCAGACCTGCCGGATGGCGACTGCCTCATTGATGACCTGCTCGATGGCGATCCGCCGCAGAACTCAACGGATGCGCTTCGGCGCGACGATCTGGCGGCATTGTCGATCACGCTGGCGCCATTCGCCGCGCGCATGCTGGCGTTGCGTCCCGCACCGCTGCATCCCGACAACGGCATTGTCGATCACACCGTTCATTCGGATAACGTATCACGAGAGTCGTAG
- a CDS encoding polyprenyl synthetase family protein, with amino-acid sequence MTYATSLPLPDDIAGDLAEVEQIITVRMNARPIVAQTANAAMRDADKLRLRAALVMLAARLGRYDTRRVVHAAAAAELIHSATTVHDSLINEAARRRGKPVGDQHWNGDVALMSGDYLLALAAAEMALAPDARIIGMYSRVVMAFCEGKLAPVTVINPLDQALAQHEFVAESRTAALLEAAARVGVVCGSGDDALGDLLGPFGRALGMALHIAIEARDYEMGGSDAGRDLRAGRITLPLIYAAHAEGGAGLATVIDQHPLDARHAAEVIARVRRDGVPPARARAQQYVQQAIETLTALPPGATRDALAALADRVAAM; translated from the coding sequence ATGACGTATGCAACGTCTCTCCCGCTTCCGGACGACATTGCCGGAGATCTGGCGGAAGTGGAACAGATCATTACTGTGCGGATGAATGCCCGCCCAATCGTCGCTCAGACTGCGAACGCTGCCATGCGCGACGCAGACAAACTGCGCCTGCGCGCTGCGCTTGTGATGCTGGCAGCGCGTCTCGGTCGCTATGATACGCGCCGGGTTGTCCATGCCGCCGCCGCTGCCGAACTTATCCACAGCGCCACAACCGTTCACGACAGCCTGATCAACGAAGCAGCCCGCCGCCGTGGGAAGCCGGTCGGGGATCAGCACTGGAACGGTGATGTGGCATTGATGTCGGGCGACTATCTGCTGGCGCTGGCAGCGGCTGAGATGGCGCTGGCGCCGGATGCGCGCATCATTGGGATGTATTCGCGGGTGGTCATGGCGTTCTGTGAAGGAAAACTGGCGCCGGTGACCGTGATCAATCCGCTCGATCAGGCGCTGGCGCAGCACGAGTTTGTCGCCGAAAGCCGGACTGCCGCACTGCTCGAAGCTGCTGCGCGCGTCGGGGTTGTGTGCGGCAGTGGCGATGATGCGTTGGGCGATCTCCTGGGACCGTTTGGTCGGGCGCTCGGTATGGCGCTCCATATCGCTATCGAAGCGCGTGACTATGAGATGGGAGGCAGTGATGCAGGGCGCGACCTGCGCGCCGGACGAATCACGCTGCCGTTGATCTATGCCGCGCACGCAGAGGGTGGCGCCGGACTGGCGACGGTGATCGATCAGCACCCGCTCGATGCGCGCCACGCGGCAGAAGTTATCGCGCGGGTGCGGCGTGACGGCGTTCCGCCTGCACGCGCCAGAGCGCAGCAATACGTGCAACAGGCGATCGAGACGTTGACAGCGCTGCCGCCAGGCGCTACCCGTGACGCGCTCGCGGCGCTTGCGGATCGGGTTGCTGCTATGTGA
- a CDS encoding STAS domain-containing protein, translating into MHHMSRLIRVRHTDEDVQRRGVNIILIAAGLQIMALLLTIYAGFAGRLSTQVLIPVAISLIVQTIVIVLARRGSVDLAGGILVGMAIIGITGGAIFSNDSLITPIFLVTPLLMAAAALRPVWIIVALVGVLTGMGLIYTMPLPEAIAALRSAIFVVSGLIILFAALIGVLTSVGHTHLQRRLHDEVKRANLANAELKVLNEELDRRVQMQTEALRKTLQELEQQTFHQDQLLKEIAGQREVIRELSLPILPVGREVLVAPLIGALDQERMQQLQSQVLKRVERIHARLLILDVTGVPIIDTHVAQGLMNLVQGLRLLGANVALVGVRPEVAQTIVALGVHLRDIEVFSDLGSALQRAVNRTGARRDFSNLS; encoded by the coding sequence ATGCATCATATGTCGAGGTTGATACGTGTCCGCCACACTGATGAAGATGTACAGCGAAGAGGCGTCAATATCATTCTCATAGCAGCCGGGCTGCAAATCATGGCGCTCTTGCTGACGATCTATGCTGGCTTTGCCGGGCGTCTGTCGACACAAGTTCTGATACCGGTCGCTATCAGTCTCATCGTCCAGACGATAGTAATCGTTCTGGCGCGCAGAGGTTCTGTCGATCTGGCAGGGGGAATCCTCGTCGGTATGGCGATTATCGGTATCACGGGCGGTGCGATCTTCAGTAACGACTCTCTCATCACGCCGATATTTCTCGTGACTCCGCTGCTGATGGCTGCTGCTGCGCTGCGACCGGTCTGGATTATCGTCGCGCTCGTCGGAGTCCTGACAGGAATGGGGCTTATCTATACTATGCCATTACCTGAGGCGATTGCTGCACTACGGTCGGCGATCTTTGTGGTTAGCGGGCTGATCATCCTGTTCGCTGCGCTTATTGGCGTCCTGACAAGTGTCGGTCACACTCATCTCCAGCGCCGGCTGCACGACGAAGTAAAGCGCGCCAATCTGGCAAACGCGGAACTGAAGGTTCTCAATGAAGAACTCGACCGGCGCGTTCAAATGCAAACCGAGGCGCTTCGGAAAACGTTGCAGGAACTCGAACAGCAAACGTTCCATCAGGATCAGTTGCTGAAAGAAATTGCCGGGCAGCGTGAAGTGATCCGTGAACTCAGCCTGCCTATCCTGCCGGTAGGGCGCGAGGTGCTGGTGGCGCCGCTGATCGGGGCGCTGGATCAGGAGCGGATGCAACAGTTGCAGAGCCAGGTTCTGAAACGGGTAGAACGCATACACGCCCGCCTGCTCATCCTGGATGTCACCGGCGTCCCGATCATTGATACCCATGTCGCACAGGGTTTGATGAATCTTGTCCAGGGGCTGCGGCTGCTCGGCGCGAATGTCGCCCTGGTCGGGGTGCGCCCGGAAGTTGCACAGACGATTGTTGCGCTCGGCGTGCACCTGCGTGATATCGAGGTGTTCAGCGACCTTGGTTCGGCGTTGCAGCGCGCTGTGAACCGCACTGGGGCGCGGCGGGACTTTTCAAATCTGTCATAG
- a CDS encoding sugar phosphate isomerase/epimerase family protein gives MATNPLSLQMYTLRDLASVDYVGTLKKVKEIGYGAVEVAGVGSMGAAELRRELDAIGLIVSGAHVPIQALEGQLDTVLADMQTLGAPYLICPWMPPERRSSADDYRALARVLNGIGERVSRAGLTFCYHHHDFELHPFGDTTGLHILLHECDPRHVAFEIDVYWAAYAGVDPVQLIGEFAGRAPLVHLKDMAPGSRTFAEVGSGTLDIPAILNAARNASAQWFVVEQDVCQRPPLESVRMSYEYLRGLAM, from the coding sequence ATGGCTACGAACCCGCTATCGCTTCAGATGTACACCCTGCGCGACCTGGCATCCGTCGATTATGTTGGGACGCTGAAGAAGGTGAAAGAGATCGGGTATGGCGCTGTCGAAGTGGCAGGCGTTGGCAGCATGGGCGCTGCAGAACTGCGCCGCGAACTCGACGCAATCGGGTTGATCGTGTCGGGCGCTCATGTGCCAATCCAGGCGCTGGAGGGTCAACTCGACACCGTTCTTGCAGACATGCAGACTCTTGGCGCGCCCTATCTGATCTGCCCCTGGATGCCGCCAGAGCGCCGCAGCAGCGCCGACGACTACCGTGCGCTGGCGCGCGTCCTCAATGGCATCGGTGAGCGGGTCAGCCGCGCCGGGTTGACCTTCTGCTACCATCACCACGATTTTGAGTTGCACCCCTTTGGTGACACGACTGGACTGCACATCCTGTTGCACGAATGCGATCCGCGCCACGTGGCGTTCGAGATCGATGTGTACTGGGCGGCGTATGCTGGCGTCGATCCGGTGCAGTTGATCGGCGAGTTCGCCGGGCGCGCGCCGCTGGTTCATCTGAAGGACATGGCACCCGGCAGCCGCACATTCGCCGAAGTTGGCTCTGGAACGCTGGACATCCCTGCGATCCTGAATGCCGCGCGCAACGCCAGTGCGCAATGGTTCGTCGTCGAGCAGGATGTCTGTCAGCGCCCGCCGCTCGAAAGCGTGCGGATGAGTTACGAGTACCTGCGCGGGTTGGCGATGTAG
- a CDS encoding NAD(P)/FAD-dependent oxidoreductase, whose amino-acid sequence MHVLIVGAGLAGLTCGRILDSLGVNVTVVEAGDGIGGRVRSDYADGFTFDRGFQVLFEAYPAARRHLDMEGLHLRRFDPGAIICLHGRRFVLTDPLRDPTAAIDAALAPIVPPFDKLRILLLAQRLRRQPIDAVLAGDDETTLAYLRRCGLSEQTINVFFRPFYGGIFLDRSLRTSAKCFRFDFKMLSEGAAALPAHGMGAIAEQLGTPLRERGLIRLHAPVTALIDSSGRVTGVRLESGEELSADAVVVATPAPEAARLSGLPMPQGALQTITLYFGGDRPVYQGRKIVLNAASDALVNNAQMLSNVAPEYAPPGRHLLSVSVLGASSLSDEDLSRAALADLRRMFAGDTAALAALEGYQPLRIYRLSYAQFPQAPGIHPLLPDNRSGRPGLYFAGEFTEASSLNAAMISGEKCAAAVMEDRQA is encoded by the coding sequence ATGCATGTGCTGATTGTTGGTGCAGGGCTTGCAGGGTTGACCTGTGGCCGCATACTCGACTCGCTTGGGGTAAATGTCACTGTTGTTGAAGCCGGTGATGGCATCGGCGGGCGCGTGCGCTCCGACTACGCCGACGGTTTCACGTTCGACCGGGGGTTTCAGGTCTTATTCGAGGCGTACCCGGCGGCGCGCCGCCATCTTGATATGGAAGGGTTGCATCTGCGGCGTTTTGATCCGGGCGCGATCATTTGTCTCCATGGTAGACGTTTTGTTCTGACCGATCCATTGCGTGATCCGACGGCAGCCATCGATGCCGCGCTCGCTCCGATTGTCCCGCCGTTCGATAAATTGCGCATCCTGCTGCTCGCACAGCGTCTGCGCCGTCAGCCAATCGATGCAGTGCTGGCAGGCGATGACGAAACAACGCTGGCGTATCTCCGGCGCTGCGGCTTGAGCGAACAGACAATCAACGTTTTCTTTCGACCGTTCTACGGCGGCATTTTTCTCGACCGCAGCCTGCGTACCAGCGCCAAATGCTTCCGGTTCGACTTCAAGATGCTCAGTGAGGGCGCAGCAGCGCTGCCGGCGCATGGCATGGGCGCAATTGCAGAACAACTTGGCACCCCGCTGCGCGAACGCGGTCTAATCCGATTGCACGCTCCGGTCACCGCACTCATCGACTCCAGCGGGCGGGTGACCGGCGTGCGACTGGAATCAGGGGAAGAACTGTCTGCCGATGCGGTGGTGGTCGCCACGCCAGCGCCGGAAGCGGCGCGGTTGAGCGGTTTGCCAATGCCGCAGGGCGCGTTGCAGACGATCACGCTCTACTTCGGCGGCGATCGACCTGTCTATCAGGGACGCAAGATCGTCCTCAACGCCGCTTCTGATGCGCTGGTCAATAACGCGCAGATGCTCAGCAATGTCGCGCCGGAGTACGCCCCGCCCGGTCGTCACCTGCTCAGCGTTTCGGTGCTTGGCGCGAGTTCGCTGAGTGATGAGGATCTCTCCCGCGCGGCGCTTGCCGATCTGCGGCGCATGTTTGCCGGTGATACCGCTGCGCTGGCGGCGCTCGAAGGGTATCAACCGCTGCGCATCTATCGCCTTTCCTATGCACAGTTTCCCCAGGCGCCGGGCATTCATCCTCTCCTGCCCGACAATCGGAGCGGGCGACCGGGACTGTACTTCGCGGGTGAGTTTACCGAGGCGAGCAGCCTGAATGCTGCGATGATCAGCGGTGAAAAGTGTGCAGCTGCGGTGATGGAAGACCGGCAGGCATAA
- a CDS encoding PucR family transcriptional regulator yields MPPVTVQDVLRLALPDGSEVVAGNAGLNHQVSWVTTPRATPPAFTNLRGGECVVVATSVLRALDERLTLANLIERLAQVPVAAIAVQGDIPDPAHTTAESLRLPLIRLPDSCDIREVEREVQRLISDYDAQIERRAAQLGSVLTQRSLAGAGVNGLLETLVERTGRSLAYYSSAGEVRALRARGPARVALQTLQPRTTGAVAHLGQHIWVQQIGQMASGDAAGRNFGYLALCGDTLDDWDRLAAQQGASALALELAKEQAVLAAEERLRGDFVQAVLVGAATDDKTLVQRGRELGYDLRQPHVALLCGIVDGDDRTIARIADALSAALNALGVAAPMMRRIDDVLCYIPAVSRGRRFHEVADLLRQRLVNDIPNVLVAIGREAPTLTAWSRSLREAEQALLIGRELVGNGRVLDFSDLGVYRLLLLLRESPELWEFYRSTLATLVEYDRDQHGELLKTLEAFFEHNGNLARTADALHIHRNTLLYRLTRIKEISGRDPDVAEDRLALWLALKAHRVLKTITEPVG; encoded by the coding sequence ATGCCCCCTGTGACCGTTCAGGATGTCTTGCGCCTGGCGTTGCCAGACGGTTCAGAAGTCGTTGCTGGCAATGCCGGTCTCAACCACCAGGTGAGTTGGGTGACGACGCCGCGCGCAACGCCGCCGGCCTTTACCAATCTACGCGGCGGCGAATGTGTGGTCGTGGCGACCAGTGTGCTGCGCGCGCTCGATGAACGCCTGACGCTCGCCAATCTGATCGAGCGCCTGGCGCAGGTGCCTGTGGCAGCCATTGCGGTGCAGGGCGACATCCCCGATCCGGCGCACACGACTGCTGAAAGCCTGCGTCTGCCGCTCATTCGACTTCCCGACTCCTGCGACATTCGGGAAGTCGAACGCGAGGTTCAGCGTCTGATCAGCGACTATGATGCGCAGATCGAACGCCGCGCCGCTCAGCTCGGCTCGGTGCTGACGCAGCGTTCGCTGGCAGGCGCTGGAGTCAACGGGTTGCTGGAAACGCTCGTCGAGCGCACCGGACGCAGCCTGGCGTACTACAGTTCAGCCGGAGAGGTGCGCGCGTTACGGGCGCGCGGACCGGCGCGCGTCGCCTTGCAGACGCTGCAACCGCGCACGACCGGCGCAGTCGCACATTTGGGGCAGCATATCTGGGTGCAGCAGATCGGGCAGATGGCATCCGGCGATGCGGCAGGGCGCAACTTTGGCTACCTGGCGCTCTGCGGCGACACGCTCGACGACTGGGATCGATTGGCGGCGCAGCAGGGCGCATCGGCGCTGGCGCTGGAACTGGCAAAAGAACAGGCGGTGCTGGCTGCTGAAGAGCGTCTGCGCGGCGATTTTGTGCAGGCAGTGCTCGTCGGCGCCGCAACCGACGACAAAACGCTGGTGCAACGCGGGCGTGAACTGGGCTACGACCTGCGGCAACCGCACGTCGCTCTGCTCTGCGGCATCGTCGATGGAGATGATCGCACAATTGCGCGGATTGCCGATGCGCTCAGTGCCGCGCTCAACGCTCTTGGGGTCGCCGCACCGATGATGCGTCGGATCGATGATGTGCTCTGCTACATTCCAGCGGTCAGTCGTGGGCGACGGTTCCACGAAGTGGCGGATCTGCTGCGCCAGCGTTTGGTGAACGATATTCCCAATGTGCTGGTCGCAATCGGGCGGGAGGCGCCGACGCTCACCGCCTGGTCGCGCTCACTGCGCGAAGCCGAACAGGCGCTCCTGATCGGGCGGGAACTGGTGGGCAATGGGCGCGTGCTCGACTTCAGCGATCTGGGGGTGTACCGCCTGCTCCTGCTGCTGCGCGAGTCGCCCGAACTGTGGGAGTTTTACCGCAGTACGCTTGCCACGCTCGTCGAGTATGACCGTGACCAGCACGGTGAGTTGCTGAAAACCCTCGAAGCGTTCTTCGAGCACAACGGCAACCTGGCGCGCACCGCCGATGCGCTGCACATTCACCGCAACACCCTCCTCTACCGCCTGACACGGATCAAAGAGATCAGCGGGCGCGACCCGGATGTCGCCGAAGATCGCCTGGCGCTGTGGCTGGCGCTCAAGGCGCACCGCGTCCTCAAGACGATTACGGAACCGGTGGGATAG
- a CDS encoding PQQ-dependent sugar dehydrogenase — protein sequence MRLFSILFVFLIVALAGCNSIPARTPLADRPAGTLIPTAATTPVPPAQPTAATTPVPPGQPTAATTPVPPGQPTSIPPTPDAAPSAPVATAPPAPQPAGAWPPTIALQHIADGFDRPLHITHAGDGSGRLFVVEKVGRIRIVRDGQVLPEPFLDITDRVGSRANEQGLLSVAFHPRYRENGWLFVNYTDNDGDTVVSRFEATGDRADPVSEQVVLTIGQPFSNHNGGLIVFGPDGMLYIGMGDGGSAGDPLGAGQDRSTLLGKILRINVEDLPYTIPPDNPWADGVDGRQENWVIGVRNPWRFSFDRATGDLFIADVGQNRLEEVHLLRAGRIAGANLGWNVMEGDECFRRNDCNRDAFDLPIDVYPHSLGCSVTGGHVYRGAAFPALQGVYVFGDFCSGRIWGLRPSGAEWERVELLQSGLQIASFGEDEAGELYVAGYNNGALYRIVVE from the coding sequence ATGCGTCTTTTTTCGATCCTGTTCGTTTTCCTCATTGTGGCGCTCGCTGGTTGCAATTCGATACCTGCCCGCACGCCGCTCGCCGACCGACCGGCAGGGACGTTGATCCCAACCGCAGCGACCACGCCGGTACCGCCGGCACAGCCGACTGCGGCGACCACGCCCGTGCCGCCTGGTCAACCGACGGCGGCGACGACGCCTGTGCCGCCTGGTCAACCGACATCCATTCCGCCGACGCCTGATGCCGCACCATCGGCGCCGGTTGCCACCGCACCGCCTGCGCCGCAACCGGCTGGGGCATGGCCCCCCACGATCGCGCTGCAACACATAGCCGATGGATTTGATCGTCCGCTGCACATAACGCACGCTGGCGACGGCAGCGGACGACTCTTTGTGGTGGAGAAGGTCGGGCGCATCAGGATCGTGCGCGACGGACAGGTGTTGCCTGAACCATTCCTGGATATTACCGATCGGGTAGGATCGCGCGCCAATGAGCAGGGATTGCTGAGCGTCGCATTTCATCCGCGCTACCGCGAGAATGGCTGGCTCTTCGTCAACTACACCGATAACGATGGCGACACCGTCGTCTCACGGTTCGAGGCGACCGGCGACCGCGCCGATCCGGTCAGTGAACAGGTGGTGTTGACGATTGGACAACCCTTTTCCAATCACAATGGTGGATTGATTGTGTTTGGTCCTGACGGAATGCTCTATATTGGGATGGGTGATGGCGGCAGCGCCGGGGATCCGCTTGGTGCAGGGCAGGATCGTTCGACGCTGCTTGGAAAGATACTGCGCATCAATGTCGAAGATCTCCCGTACACCATTCCCCCCGACAATCCCTGGGCGGATGGCGTTGATGGTCGGCAGGAGAACTGGGTAATCGGCGTGCGCAATCCGTGGCGTTTCTCGTTCGACCGTGCAACCGGCGATCTGTTTATTGCCGATGTCGGGCAGAACCGGCTCGAAGAGGTGCACCTGCTGCGCGCCGGGCGGATTGCGGGTGCGAACCTGGGCTGGAATGTGATGGAAGGAGATGAGTGCTTTCGCCGCAACGACTGTAACCGCGACGCTTTCGATCTGCCGATCGACGTCTATCCGCATAGCCTGGGGTGCTCCGTTACCGGCGGACATGTCTACCGTGGCGCGGCTTTCCCCGCCTTGCAGGGAGTCTATGTCTTCGGCGATTTTTGCAGCGGGCGCATCTGGGGGTTACGTCCGTCTGGTGCGGAGTGGGAGCGTGTCGAACTGTTGCAATCCGGTTTGCAGATTGCTTCATTCGGCGAAGACGAAGCCGGTGAATTGTACGTCGCCGGGTATAATAATGGCGCCCTGTACCGGATCGTTGTAGAATAG